One Prinia subflava isolate CZ2003 ecotype Zambia chromosome 17, Cam_Psub_1.2, whole genome shotgun sequence DNA segment encodes these proteins:
- the BRAT1 gene encoding BRCA1-associated ATM activator 1 isoform X2 yields MCDPQSRFVARARRRFAMTRECAVLLPGVCAALADPRQPGLDDTCLEKLLDWFRSLTWFDPTVELVQDNPCLTELISSVLALPDPSPSILSFTLQLAGILASSESRFQHLQEKLLGRLFGREGPRGGAAWEDASVRSAWAKGVHSMLHHQPALPFLCSTGGMDVIFTLQGDPSLFVASAASQLLVHVLTFSLESETSKALSARDCDWPVCAQMIVKHIHESLESSSASHIEQSLKLLSSLFASCFGSCYAALTEVLWSDIAKQIESFLLQETVQAQPLLANLLLNVARSPVFRDTEGSFWALVTSALEHLTPVQAGPLAVGLLKLCKCPQDVRIQALTVLLQPMDCILRAASQPLEFAGLLDESVSDPGTVESLLSSKTTCAGLLCQTLAHLEKLLSLKHLRVDLPCVSLLRSLMTILQLCNGFLSPTSPLGSALSRNLINCFRVQKSALDVLAALSEEKDCDTLVGSLFDILLAYLQSPNTSPTVLKKTFQATSKWLVRLQELSCSNSQWQQPEKILEDVFVVLQKRLCSPCWEVRDSSLEFLTAMVKCLRAQKQFRQCLLSSEVLRLTENLLEDPESYVRASAVTAMGHLALVTCFAPESPVTGSQYNKESIVAKLQEILSTDSEGFPRRAVISIFTKWLREGCTGQLEDTEQFVSRVIQTVQRDLDWEVRLGGLELVEVFCSQTICQLSQCPYAPVSSAVSSCSPQKELLQVFCRAKLFGFLFGSLCDCDKPVGQRACDVLVGLRGHFYPVSTLENPLEIEDSPAGRGIAWLQRTLRQGSVAQNFPTDGGAGVDFQDAESMMLALGAIDLLELHDELNKSSDHVEESPQSLLEDILATVGTTEDNEVDCY; encoded by the exons ATGTGCGATCCCCAGTCCCGGTTCGTggcccgggcccgccgccgcTTCGCCATGACCCGCGAGTGCGCCGTGCTGCTGCCCGGCGTGTGCGCCGCCCTGGCCGACCCGCGCCAGCCCGGCCTCGACGACAcctgcctggagaagctgctggactGGTTCCGCAGCCTGACGTGGTTCG ATCCCACTGTGGAGCTGGTGCAGGACAACCCGTGTCTGACAGAGCTCATCTCCTCCGTGCTGGCCCTGCCGGatcccagccccagcatccTGTCCTTCACCCTGCAGCTGGCTGGCATCCTCGCCTCTTCCGAGAGCCGCTTCCAGCACCTGCAG gagaagctgctggggAGGCTCTTTGGCCGGGAGGGCCCGCGGGGCGGTGCGGCGTGGGAGGACGCGTCGGTGCGCAGCGCCTGGGCCAAGGGCGTGCACAGCATGCTGCACcaccagcctgccctgcccttcctctgctccacgg GAGGCATGGATGTGATCTTCACTCTGCAGGGGGACCCCAGCCTGTTTGTGGCTTcagctgccagccagctcctggTGCACGTGCTCACCTTCTCCCTGGAGTCTGAGACATCGAAAGCTCTCAGTGCAAGGGACTGTGACTGGCCAGTGTGTGCCCAGATGATTGTGAAGCACATCCACGAGTCACTCGagtccagctctgcctctcacaTCGAGCAGTCCCTGAAGCTGCTGAGCAGTTTGTTTGCCAGTTGCTTTGGCAGTTGTTATGCTGCATTGACCGAAGTCCTTTGGTCAGACATAGCAAAGCAAATTGAGTCCTTTCTGCTGCAGGAGACTGTTcaagcacagcccctgctggccAATCTCCTGCTTAACGTGGCACG ATCCCCTGTGTTTCGTGACACTGAAGGCAGCTTTTGGGCACTAGTGACTTCTGCTCTGGAACACTTAACCCCAGTACAAGCAGGTCCCCTGGCAGTGGGACTTTTGAAGCTCTGCAAATG CCCACAAGATGTCAGGATTCAGGCACTGACTGTTCTGCTTCAGCCAATGGACTGTATTTTGAGAGCAGCCTCCCAGCCTCTGGAATTTGCAG GTTTGCTGGATGAGTCTGTCAGTGATCCTGGCACTGTTGAAAGTCTTCTGTCCTCCAAGACAACTTGTGCTGGTCTCCTGTGTCAGACCCTGGCTCacctggagaagctgctgtcTCTG AAGCATTTAAGAGTGGATTTACCCTGTGTGTCTCTGCTGCGCTCTCTCATGACAATTCTACAACTCTGCAATGGCTTCCTGAGCCCCACTTCTCCTCTGGGAAGCGCCCTGAGCCGGAATTTGATCAACTGCTTCAGAGTGCAAAAGTCAGCTCTTGATGTCCTTGCAGCACTCTCAGAGGAAAAGG aCTGTGACACACTCGTAGGAAGTCTATTTGATATCCTTCTGGCATATCTGCAGAGTCCAAACACCAGCCCTACT GTTCTAAAGAAAACCTTTCAAGCTACATCCAAGTGGTTGGTGCGATTGCAAGAGCTGTCCTGCTCCAACAGCCAGTGGCAACAACCTGAGAAGATTCTGGAAG ATGTGTTTGTGGTGCTGCAGAAACGTCTGTGCAGTCCTTGCTGGGAAGTAAGGGATTCTTCCCTGGAGTTCCTCACTGCCATGGTTAAGTGCTTGAGAG CCCAGAAGCAGTTCAGGCAGTGTCTGCTGTCCTCAGAGGTGCTGAGGCTCACAGAAAACCTGCTGGAGGACCCGGAGAGCTACGTGCGAGCGAGCGCCGTGACTGCCATGGGACACCTGGCCCTGGTTACCTGCTTTGCTCCAGAGTCACCTGTCACAGGCAGTCAGTATAACAAAGAG AGCATTGTAGCAAAGCTTCAGGAAATCCTGTCAACAGACTCGGAGGGCTTTCCTAGGAGGGCTGTGATCAGCATCTTCACCAAGTGGCTGAGAGAAGGCTGCACAGGCCAGCtggaggacacagagcagtttgTCTCCAGAGTCATCCAGACTGTGCAGCGGGACTTAGACTGGGAAGTCAGACTTGGTGGTTTGGAGCTGGTTGAAGTTTTCTGTAGCCAGACCATTTGCCAGCTTTCCCAGTGTCCCTATGCTCCTGTCTCCTCTGCAGTCTCGAGTTGCAGCCCtcagaaggagctgctgcaggtgttcTGTCGAGCAAAGCTGTTTGGGTTCCTGTTTGGATCTCTGTGTGACTGTGACAAACCCGTGGGGCAGAGAGCCTGTGACGTGCTGGTTGGCTTGAGAGGCCATTTCTACCCCGTGAGTACTTTGGAGAATCCCCTGGAGATTGAAGATTCACCTGCAGGACGTGGCATTGCCTGGTTACAGAGGACACTGAGACAGGGTTCTGTGGCTCAGAACTTCCCCACGGATGGTGGTGCTGGGGTGGATTTCCAAGATGCAGAGAGCATGATGCTAGCTTTGGGTGCAATAGACTTACTGGAGCTGCATGATGAGCTCAACAAAAGCAGTGACCATGTGGAGGAAAGCCCTCAGTCCCTCTTAGAGGACATCCTTGCTACTGTGGGCACCACAGAGGATAATGAAGTTGACTGTTACTGA
- the BRAT1 gene encoding BRCA1-associated ATM activator 1 isoform X1, producing MCDPQSRFVARARRRFAMTRECAVLLPGVCAALADPRQPGLDDTCLEKLLDWFRSLTWFDPTVELVQDNPCLTELISSVLALPDPSPSILSFTLQLAGILASSESRFQHLQQEKLLGRLFGREGPRGGAAWEDASVRSAWAKGVHSMLHHQPALPFLCSTGGMDVIFTLQGDPSLFVASAASQLLVHVLTFSLESETSKALSARDCDWPVCAQMIVKHIHESLESSSASHIEQSLKLLSSLFASCFGSCYAALTEVLWSDIAKQIESFLLQETVQAQPLLANLLLNVARSPVFRDTEGSFWALVTSALEHLTPVQAGPLAVGLLKLCKCPQDVRIQALTVLLQPMDCILRAASQPLEFAGLLDESVSDPGTVESLLSSKTTCAGLLCQTLAHLEKLLSLKHLRVDLPCVSLLRSLMTILQLCNGFLSPTSPLGSALSRNLINCFRVQKSALDVLAALSEEKDCDTLVGSLFDILLAYLQSPNTSPTVLKKTFQATSKWLVRLQELSCSNSQWQQPEKILEDVFVVLQKRLCSPCWEVRDSSLEFLTAMVKCLRAQKQFRQCLLSSEVLRLTENLLEDPESYVRASAVTAMGHLALVTCFAPESPVTGSQYNKESIVAKLQEILSTDSEGFPRRAVISIFTKWLREGCTGQLEDTEQFVSRVIQTVQRDLDWEVRLGGLELVEVFCSQTICQLSQCPYAPVSSAVSSCSPQKELLQVFCRAKLFGFLFGSLCDCDKPVGQRACDVLVGLRGHFYPVSTLENPLEIEDSPAGRGIAWLQRTLRQGSVAQNFPTDGGAGVDFQDAESMMLALGAIDLLELHDELNKSSDHVEESPQSLLEDILATVGTTEDNEVDCY from the exons ATGTGCGATCCCCAGTCCCGGTTCGTggcccgggcccgccgccgcTTCGCCATGACCCGCGAGTGCGCCGTGCTGCTGCCCGGCGTGTGCGCCGCCCTGGCCGACCCGCGCCAGCCCGGCCTCGACGACAcctgcctggagaagctgctggactGGTTCCGCAGCCTGACGTGGTTCG ATCCCACTGTGGAGCTGGTGCAGGACAACCCGTGTCTGACAGAGCTCATCTCCTCCGTGCTGGCCCTGCCGGatcccagccccagcatccTGTCCTTCACCCTGCAGCTGGCTGGCATCCTCGCCTCTTCCGAGAGCCGCTTCCAGCACCTGCAG caggagaagctgctggggAGGCTCTTTGGCCGGGAGGGCCCGCGGGGCGGTGCGGCGTGGGAGGACGCGTCGGTGCGCAGCGCCTGGGCCAAGGGCGTGCACAGCATGCTGCACcaccagcctgccctgcccttcctctgctccacgg GAGGCATGGATGTGATCTTCACTCTGCAGGGGGACCCCAGCCTGTTTGTGGCTTcagctgccagccagctcctggTGCACGTGCTCACCTTCTCCCTGGAGTCTGAGACATCGAAAGCTCTCAGTGCAAGGGACTGTGACTGGCCAGTGTGTGCCCAGATGATTGTGAAGCACATCCACGAGTCACTCGagtccagctctgcctctcacaTCGAGCAGTCCCTGAAGCTGCTGAGCAGTTTGTTTGCCAGTTGCTTTGGCAGTTGTTATGCTGCATTGACCGAAGTCCTTTGGTCAGACATAGCAAAGCAAATTGAGTCCTTTCTGCTGCAGGAGACTGTTcaagcacagcccctgctggccAATCTCCTGCTTAACGTGGCACG ATCCCCTGTGTTTCGTGACACTGAAGGCAGCTTTTGGGCACTAGTGACTTCTGCTCTGGAACACTTAACCCCAGTACAAGCAGGTCCCCTGGCAGTGGGACTTTTGAAGCTCTGCAAATG CCCACAAGATGTCAGGATTCAGGCACTGACTGTTCTGCTTCAGCCAATGGACTGTATTTTGAGAGCAGCCTCCCAGCCTCTGGAATTTGCAG GTTTGCTGGATGAGTCTGTCAGTGATCCTGGCACTGTTGAAAGTCTTCTGTCCTCCAAGACAACTTGTGCTGGTCTCCTGTGTCAGACCCTGGCTCacctggagaagctgctgtcTCTG AAGCATTTAAGAGTGGATTTACCCTGTGTGTCTCTGCTGCGCTCTCTCATGACAATTCTACAACTCTGCAATGGCTTCCTGAGCCCCACTTCTCCTCTGGGAAGCGCCCTGAGCCGGAATTTGATCAACTGCTTCAGAGTGCAAAAGTCAGCTCTTGATGTCCTTGCAGCACTCTCAGAGGAAAAGG aCTGTGACACACTCGTAGGAAGTCTATTTGATATCCTTCTGGCATATCTGCAGAGTCCAAACACCAGCCCTACT GTTCTAAAGAAAACCTTTCAAGCTACATCCAAGTGGTTGGTGCGATTGCAAGAGCTGTCCTGCTCCAACAGCCAGTGGCAACAACCTGAGAAGATTCTGGAAG ATGTGTTTGTGGTGCTGCAGAAACGTCTGTGCAGTCCTTGCTGGGAAGTAAGGGATTCTTCCCTGGAGTTCCTCACTGCCATGGTTAAGTGCTTGAGAG CCCAGAAGCAGTTCAGGCAGTGTCTGCTGTCCTCAGAGGTGCTGAGGCTCACAGAAAACCTGCTGGAGGACCCGGAGAGCTACGTGCGAGCGAGCGCCGTGACTGCCATGGGACACCTGGCCCTGGTTACCTGCTTTGCTCCAGAGTCACCTGTCACAGGCAGTCAGTATAACAAAGAG AGCATTGTAGCAAAGCTTCAGGAAATCCTGTCAACAGACTCGGAGGGCTTTCCTAGGAGGGCTGTGATCAGCATCTTCACCAAGTGGCTGAGAGAAGGCTGCACAGGCCAGCtggaggacacagagcagtttgTCTCCAGAGTCATCCAGACTGTGCAGCGGGACTTAGACTGGGAAGTCAGACTTGGTGGTTTGGAGCTGGTTGAAGTTTTCTGTAGCCAGACCATTTGCCAGCTTTCCCAGTGTCCCTATGCTCCTGTCTCCTCTGCAGTCTCGAGTTGCAGCCCtcagaaggagctgctgcaggtgttcTGTCGAGCAAAGCTGTTTGGGTTCCTGTTTGGATCTCTGTGTGACTGTGACAAACCCGTGGGGCAGAGAGCCTGTGACGTGCTGGTTGGCTTGAGAGGCCATTTCTACCCCGTGAGTACTTTGGAGAATCCCCTGGAGATTGAAGATTCACCTGCAGGACGTGGCATTGCCTGGTTACAGAGGACACTGAGACAGGGTTCTGTGGCTCAGAACTTCCCCACGGATGGTGGTGCTGGGGTGGATTTCCAAGATGCAGAGAGCATGATGCTAGCTTTGGGTGCAATAGACTTACTGGAGCTGCATGATGAGCTCAACAAAAGCAGTGACCATGTGGAGGAAAGCCCTCAGTCCCTCTTAGAGGACATCCTTGCTACTGTGGGCACCACAGAGGATAATGAAGTTGACTGTTACTGA